A portion of the Leptospira licerasiae serovar Varillal str. VAR 010 genome contains these proteins:
- a CDS encoding glycosyltransferase family 2 protein, producing MKPFPLVLVLPAYNEELTIEKTVLEFYKEIPNAYFVIVDNNSKDKTSEISKKVLVEHSIFGEVLFEPRQGKANAVRTAFTKIDAEIYIMCDADLTYPASKIHSMIQTLKERDLDMVVGDRLSEGDYGRENKRRFHSTGNKLVLTLINFLFGTKLKDPMSGYRVFSRRFVKNYPILSSGFEIEIEMTLHALDKRFKLEEISVPYKDRPEGSFSKLNTIRDGYKVVKNILWIFKDYKPMHFFGFFSAVSGILSLVAGTPPVLDYIKYRYVYHVPLAVLAMGLMLFSWIQIAIGLVLHTVSKIQRTNFELRLIQAEMETPIWSQTMITAASQRSSYREKKVASGSN from the coding sequence ATGAAACCCTTCCCTCTTGTATTGGTCCTTCCTGCATATAATGAAGAACTTACCATAGAAAAAACCGTTTTGGAATTTTATAAAGAGATCCCGAATGCATATTTTGTGATCGTGGATAATAATTCCAAGGATAAGACCTCGGAAATTTCCAAAAAGGTTTTGGTGGAGCATTCCATATTTGGAGAAGTCCTTTTCGAACCGAGACAGGGAAAGGCGAATGCAGTTCGAACGGCATTCACTAAGATCGACGCGGAAATTTATATCATGTGTGATGCTGATCTGACCTACCCTGCATCAAAGATACATTCTATGATCCAAACCTTAAAGGAAAGAGATCTCGACATGGTTGTGGGAGATCGTTTGAGCGAGGGAGATTACGGAAGGGAGAATAAGAGAAGATTCCATTCTACTGGTAACAAACTTGTTCTTACACTAATTAATTTTCTATTCGGCACCAAGCTGAAAGATCCAATGAGTGGATATCGAGTATTCTCTCGTAGATTCGTTAAAAATTATCCGATCCTATCTTCCGGTTTCGAGATAGAGATAGAAATGACATTACACGCTTTAGATAAAAGGTTCAAATTGGAAGAGATCTCTGTTCCGTATAAAGATAGACCTGAAGGAAGTTTTTCCAAATTGAATACCATCCGGGATGGATACAAGGTAGTGAAAAACATATTATGGATCTTTAAAGATTATAAACCGATGCACTTTTTCGGATTTTTTTCCGCGGTCTCCGGTATACTATCCTTAGTCGCTGGAACTCCCCCAGTTCTGGATTATATCAAATATAGATATGTGTATCATGTTCCTTTGGCGGTGCTTGCTATGGGTTTAATGTTGTTTTCTTGGATCCAAATTGCGATCGGACTTGTCTTACACACGGTTTCTAAAATCCAAAGAACCAATTTTGAATTGAGATTGATCCAAGCCGAAATGGAAACTCCGATTTGGAGTCAAACAATGATTACCGCTGCTTCTCAACGATCCTCATATAGAGAAAAGAAGGTCGCGAGCGGAAGTAATTAA